From the genome of Bacteroidia bacterium, one region includes:
- a CDS encoding glycosyltransferase family 2 protein has protein sequence MKRVAIVILNWNGRNHLQTFLPSVIAHSLALADIFVIDNGSTDDSISLIQSEFPEVQLIQLKANHGFTGGYNRGMKMIQNEISVLLNSDVEVSENWIEPILALFDQDPKIAAVQPKILSYLEKDSFEYAGAGGGFIDFLAYPFCRGRLFENIEKDLGQYNDIREIFWATGACMFVRTSLFNDMEGFDEDFFAHNEEIDLCWRMKNKNWKVVYCGQSQVYHLGGGTLHKSNPHKTFLNFRNNLTMLIKNDRSGFLFSKFVLRLILDGVAGLVFLLKGSSKDMVAVVKAHFSVYKALDTILEKRKKWGKERKQLKEIYLHSIVFESFIQGKKKIEIK, from the coding sequence ATGAAACGGGTTGCCATTGTTATTCTTAATTGGAACGGAAGGAATCATTTACAAACCTTTCTTCCATCGGTAATTGCGCATTCACTTGCCCTTGCCGATATCTTTGTAATTGACAATGGTTCTACAGATGATTCAATAAGCCTGATCCAATCTGAATTTCCGGAAGTACAACTAATTCAATTGAAAGCTAATCATGGCTTTACGGGGGGATATAACCGGGGAATGAAGATGATTCAAAACGAAATTTCGGTTTTATTGAACTCCGACGTAGAAGTGAGCGAAAATTGGATTGAACCCATACTTGCTTTGTTTGATCAGGACCCCAAAATTGCTGCTGTTCAACCCAAAATATTGTCTTACCTGGAAAAGGACTCCTTCGAATATGCCGGTGCCGGTGGAGGATTTATTGATTTTTTGGCTTATCCGTTTTGCCGGGGAAGACTTTTTGAAAATATTGAAAAAGATTTAGGACAATACAATGATATTCGGGAGATTTTTTGGGCAACCGGTGCTTGTATGTTTGTAAGAACTTCTTTGTTTAATGACATGGAAGGGTTTGACGAAGATTTTTTTGCTCACAATGAGGAAATAGATCTTTGCTGGAGGATGAAAAACAAGAATTGGAAAGTTGTTTATTGTGGACAAAGTCAGGTTTACCATTTGGGAGGAGGAACCTTGCATAAAAGCAATCCGCATAAAACCTTCCTTAATTTTCGGAACAACCTAACCATGCTGATCAAAAACGATAGATCCGGATTCTTGTTTTCGAAATTTGTTCTTCGATTAATATTAGATGGTGTGGCCGGATTGGTGTTTTTATTAAAAGGAAGTTCAAAAGATATGGTAGCTGTTGTAAAAGCCCACTTTTCTGTTTATAAAGCATTGGATACAATTCTCGAAAAAAGAAAAAAATGGGGAAAAGAAAGAAAGCAATTAAAAGAAATCTACCTTCATAGCATTGTTTTTGAATCTTTTATCCAGGGAAAAAAGAAAATTGAAATTAAATAA
- a CDS encoding 1,4-beta-xylanase — protein sequence MNQSGYKKYLCKMRYSTCSTNASSVIIGLSLGFTFLLFTFSGCVSTKKNCLQLARWDQEKAQNWQNQNGWMAGCNFIPSYAVNQLEMWQAETYNPKIIDKELEMAHGLGFKMVRVFLHHKAWEIDRNGFKQRMENFLFLAHQHHLKTMFVFFDDCWNEDAQIGIQPKPKPYHNSGWLRDPGLQNTRNPKLFILLEEYIKDILNHFAHDQRIAIWDLYNEPGNARPFYKMDLLQMVFVWARQSNAIQPFTSGFYLPSTLPYGRKITRFLIENSDIVSFHTYASPKGVARTIKKALKTNRPLICSEYMARTKALGGLTGGNTFEKVLPMLKKYGISALNWGLVYGKTNTIYPWGKKNYRENEEPEIWFHDIFRPDGSAFSNQEVEFIKSITQPEPDH from the coding sequence ATGAACCAATCTGGATACAAAAAATACCTTTGTAAAATGCGCTATTCTACCTGTTCAACTAATGCTTCTTCTGTTATAATTGGCCTTTCCCTTGGCTTTACCTTCCTTCTGTTTACCTTTTCAGGCTGTGTATCAACCAAAAAAAACTGTTTACAATTGGCTCGATGGGATCAGGAAAAAGCTCAAAATTGGCAAAACCAAAACGGATGGATGGCGGGCTGTAATTTCATTCCAAGCTATGCAGTTAACCAGCTCGAAATGTGGCAGGCAGAAACCTACAATCCAAAAATTATTGACAAGGAATTGGAAATGGCACATGGACTGGGGTTTAAAATGGTAAGGGTTTTCCTACATCACAAAGCATGGGAAATAGATCGAAACGGATTTAAACAACGAATGGAGAATTTCTTATTTCTGGCGCATCAACATCACCTAAAAACCATGTTTGTTTTTTTTGACGATTGTTGGAATGAAGATGCTCAAATTGGAATTCAACCCAAACCCAAACCTTATCATAATTCAGGTTGGTTACGTGATCCCGGATTGCAAAATACCCGAAATCCTAAATTATTTATTCTACTCGAAGAATATATAAAAGACATACTTAATCATTTTGCTCACGATCAACGAATTGCAATTTGGGATTTATATAATGAACCTGGAAATGCCCGGCCTTTTTACAAAATGGATTTGCTTCAAATGGTTTTTGTGTGGGCCAGACAATCCAATGCTATTCAGCCATTTACTTCAGGATTTTACCTCCCTTCTACCCTGCCCTATGGACGAAAAATTACCCGGTTTCTAATTGAAAATTCCGACATTGTATCTTTTCATACCTATGCTTCTCCCAAAGGGGTGGCCCGAACTATCAAGAAAGCGCTCAAAACCAATCGTCCGTTGATTTGTAGCGAATACATGGCACGTACCAAGGCCCTCGGCGGACTTACCGGCGGCAATACCTTTGAGAAAGTTTTACCAATGCTTAAAAAGTATGGAATTAGTGCATTAAATTGGGGTTTGGTATATGGAAAAACCAATACTATTTATCCCTGGGGCAAAAAAAATTACCGGGAAAATGAAGAACCTGAAATTTGGTTTCACGACATTTTCAGACCGGATGGCAGCGCTTTCTCTAATCAAGAAGTGGAGTTTATTAAATCCATTACTCAACCTGAACCTGACCATTAA
- a CDS encoding M20/M25/M40 family metallo-hydrolase has translation MDLLRTLCSIQAPSGDESALTEFLLQYIEDHKRNWKHKPKVYHGGLLQDAIVLSFGKPRTAIFAHIDSIGFTVRYGNQLVKIGGPVTDNGIVLVGKDSQGEVEVTLNTPENAKFFQFDSTREIDRGTNLTFKPNFRETDEFVQCCYMDNRLGVYNALKVAESLKNGLIVFSCREEHSGGSTAYIGRWIAEKFKVHQALISDITWVTEGVEHGKGVVVSMRDSGLPRRTFLNRIIDLAKKSGIPFQLEVEGSGGSDGIELQRNSDSWEWCFVGAPESNVHSPDEKVHQDDIQSMIELYRWLMKEL, from the coding sequence ATGGATTTGCTACGCACACTTTGTTCCATTCAGGCTCCTTCTGGTGATGAATCGGCTTTAACTGAATTCTTACTTCAGTATATTGAAGACCATAAACGAAACTGGAAACACAAACCCAAGGTTTACCACGGAGGATTGTTGCAAGATGCAATTGTATTAAGTTTTGGCAAACCCCGTACTGCCATTTTTGCCCATATCGACAGCATAGGCTTTACAGTTAGATACGGTAATCAATTGGTAAAAATTGGTGGTCCGGTAACTGATAATGGAATTGTTTTGGTTGGTAAAGATTCGCAAGGAGAGGTTGAAGTTACTTTGAATACTCCGGAAAATGCCAAATTTTTTCAATTTGATTCGACTAGAGAAATAGATCGTGGAACCAATTTAACTTTTAAACCTAATTTTAGGGAAACAGATGAATTTGTTCAATGTTGTTATATGGACAATCGTTTAGGGGTTTATAATGCCCTGAAAGTAGCAGAAAGTTTAAAAAATGGCTTAATCGTATTTTCTTGCCGGGAAGAACATTCGGGAGGAAGCACAGCCTATATAGGAAGATGGATTGCAGAGAAGTTTAAGGTACATCAAGCTTTAATTTCTGATATAACCTGGGTTACAGAAGGAGTGGAACATGGGAAGGGGGTTGTAGTTTCGATGCGGGATAGCGGTTTGCCTCGTCGTACATTTTTAAATAGAATTATTGATCTGGCAAAAAAATCAGGAATTCCATTCCAATTGGAGGTAGAAGGTTCGGGAGGAAGCGATGGTATTGAATTGCAACGGAATTCGGACTCCTGGGAATGGTGTTTTGTTGGTGCGCCGGAAAGTAATGTCCATTCTCCGGATGAAAAAGTGCATCAGGATGATATTCAAAGTATGATTGAACTTTACCGTTGGTTGATGAAGGAGTTGTAA
- a CDS encoding metallophosphoesterase: MSLGSFSRRGFLRSTIAAGAGLAMSGLIPSELWADTSLIRLTILHTNDVHSRIDSFPATDPKFPNMGGVAPRAELIKRIRNEVPHVLLFDSGDMFQGTPYFNFYKGELEIKLMSQMGYDAGTIGNHDFDAGIDGLEKQLVHATFPLVSSNYDFSGTVMEGKTLPYSIFNKGGIKVGVFGLGIELDGLVGKNMYGDTKYQEPIQKANEMAGKLKNELGCHLVVCLSHLGFSYDNSKVSDKVLAKNTRNVDIILGGHTHTFLEKPWVEKDLDGKEVMICQVGWGGIKLGRIDCLFKADGRLLDKNYTEKNIFKKQ; this comes from the coding sequence ATGTCACTAGGTTCATTTTCCCGTAGAGGATTTTTAAGGAGTACAATTGCTGCAGGAGCGGGATTGGCTATGTCGGGACTTATACCGTCAGAGCTTTGGGCAGATACCTCTTTAATTAGACTAACGATTTTGCATACCAACGATGTACATTCTAGGATAGATTCCTTTCCGGCTACTGATCCCAAGTTTCCGAACATGGGTGGTGTTGCTCCCCGTGCAGAACTAATTAAGAGGATACGAAATGAGGTGCCGCATGTTTTGCTATTTGATTCTGGAGATATGTTTCAGGGAACTCCTTATTTTAACTTTTACAAAGGAGAATTGGAAATTAAGTTAATGAGTCAAATGGGGTATGATGCCGGCACAATTGGCAATCATGATTTTGACGCAGGAATAGATGGATTGGAAAAACAATTAGTTCATGCCACATTTCCCTTGGTTTCTTCTAACTATGATTTTTCCGGAACAGTAATGGAAGGCAAAACACTACCTTATTCTATATTTAATAAAGGTGGAATTAAAGTTGGTGTGTTTGGACTAGGGATTGAATTGGATGGATTGGTAGGGAAAAATATGTATGGAGACACCAAATACCAGGAACCAATACAGAAAGCCAATGAAATGGCCGGTAAATTAAAAAATGAACTAGGGTGTCATTTGGTTGTTTGCCTTTCGCATTTGGGATTTTCGTACGACAATTCCAAGGTTTCAGACAAGGTATTGGCCAAAAACACCCGAAACGTGGATATCATTTTAGGAGGTCACACCCATACTTTTTTAGAAAAGCCTTGGGTTGAAAAGGATCTAGATGGCAAAGAAGTGATGATTTGCCAAGTAGGTTGGGGGGGGATAAAGCTGGGTAGAATTGATTGTCTGTTTAAGGCAGATGGACGTCTGTTAGACAAAAACTACACAGAGAAAAATATTTTTAAAAAACAATAG
- a CDS encoding glycosyltransferase family 2 protein, which produces MINNKKVVVVMPAYNAEQTLEKTLKEIPMDIVDEIVLVDDHSKDGTSALAKSLGVHHVIRHDRNKGYGGNQKTCYNKALELNADIVIMLHPDYQYTPLLITAMSSIIANGLYPVVLGSRILGKGALKGGMPMYKYIFNRMLTLFQNVLMNQKLSEYHTGYRAFSKEVLTGISYMKNSDDFVFDNQMLAQIFHAGFEIAEVTCPTKYFDEASSINFKRSSIYGLGVLTVSLRYFLDKIGIVKSDIFKR; this is translated from the coding sequence ATGATTAACAATAAAAAAGTGGTTGTTGTGATGCCTGCATACAATGCTGAGCAAACCTTGGAAAAAACCTTGAAGGAGATTCCAATGGATATTGTGGATGAGATTGTACTGGTGGATGACCACAGCAAAGATGGTACATCTGCATTGGCAAAAAGTTTAGGTGTACATCATGTTATTCGACACGACAGAAACAAGGGCTACGGTGGGAATCAAAAAACCTGTTATAACAAAGCTTTGGAATTAAATGCAGACATAGTTATTATGTTGCATCCGGACTATCAATACACTCCTTTGTTGATTACCGCTATGAGCAGTATCATTGCCAATGGGTTATACCCGGTGGTATTGGGTTCCCGAATTTTAGGAAAAGGAGCATTAAAAGGTGGAATGCCTATGTATAAATATATCTTCAACCGCATGCTAACCTTGTTTCAAAATGTACTGATGAACCAGAAGCTTAGTGAATACCACACCGGTTATCGAGCATTTTCCAAGGAAGTGCTGACGGGAATTTCATACATGAAAAATTCGGATGATTTTGTATTTGACAACCAAATGCTTGCTCAGATTTTCCATGCCGGTTTTGAAATTGCCGAAGTAACTTGTCCCACTAAGTATTTCGATGAGGCCTCCAGCATTAACTTTAAGCGTTCTTCCATCTATGGCTTAGGGGTATTAACGGTTTCTTTGAGATATTTTTTAGATAAGATTGGGATTGTTAAATCTGATATATTTAAACGATAA
- the pdxH gene encoding pyridoxamine 5'-phosphate oxidase, which yields MGHQSIYSLRKQYSKHRLDEEDLNPNPIRQFQSWMEQALAAELEEPYAMTLSSIGLDGFPDSRIVLLRKADENGFTFFTNYDSQKGIQIQKHPQVSINFFWAGLERQVRIKGTIRKLSEEDSDAYFSSRPRESQVGAWASQQSQFLESREWLEKRVQELSIEFENKPVPRPTHWGGYLVEPVQIEFWQGRPSRLHDRMLYVLDKPNGSWQIQRLFP from the coding sequence ATGGGACATCAGTCCATATATTCACTTCGCAAACAATACAGTAAACACCGCCTGGATGAAGAGGATTTGAATCCTAATCCAATCAGGCAGTTTCAGTCTTGGATGGAACAGGCTTTAGCTGCAGAATTGGAGGAGCCTTACGCTATGACCTTATCAAGCATAGGTTTGGATGGATTTCCGGATTCAAGAATTGTTTTACTTAGGAAGGCAGATGAAAATGGGTTTACCTTTTTCACTAATTATGATTCACAAAAAGGAATACAAATTCAAAAGCACCCCCAGGTTTCCATTAATTTCTTTTGGGCAGGACTAGAACGACAAGTAAGAATAAAAGGTACTATTCGAAAATTAAGTGAAGAAGATTCAGATGCTTATTTTAGTTCCAGACCCAGAGAAAGTCAAGTAGGAGCTTGGGCTAGTCAACAAAGTCAGTTTTTAGAGAGTAGGGAATGGTTAGAGAAAAGGGTTCAGGAATTAAGTATTGAATTTGAAAATAAGCCGGTTCCTCGTCCAACGCATTGGGGTGGATATTTGGTTGAGCCGGTTCAAATTGAATTTTGGCAAGGTAGACCCAGTCGTTTGCATGATCGCATGCTTTATGTTTTGGATAAACCAAATGGTTCGTGGCAAATTCAGCGATTATTTCCTTAA
- the dnaA gene encoding chromosomal replication initiator protein DnaA, translated as MEKNFQQVWDNCLQIFKDNVTFQAFKTWFEPIKPIKLENNVLTIQVPSQFFYEWLEEHYIVLLKKTIKKLLGAEGRLEYSIIMENGSSSKSPATINLPASNQNSTKNPLVSMPLDLNAGAIRNPFIIPGLKKVKVESQLNANYSFDNFIEGDCNRLARSAGYAVSAKPGGTAFNPLLIYGGVGLGKTHLAHAIGLEIKEHHPNKTVLYVSAEKFTQQYIDSVRNNNQNDFVHFYQMIDVLIIDDVQFFAGKEKTQDVFFQIFNHLHQNGKQIVLTSDKAPVEMQGMEPRLLSRFKWGLAADLQVPELETRIAILQKKLYLNGVSDMPYEIIEYLAYSITTNIRELEGALTSLLAQATLNKKNLSLDLARAMIDKFVKNTAREVSIDYIQKIVCDYFNLPMELLKSKTRKREVVQARQISMYFAKSLTKSSLATIGMHCGGKDHATVLHACRTVNNLIDTDKRFKGYITELEKKIAIAN; from the coding sequence ATGGAAAAAAACTTTCAGCAAGTTTGGGATAATTGCCTTCAAATTTTTAAGGACAATGTAACGTTTCAAGCCTTCAAAACCTGGTTTGAACCGATTAAGCCCATTAAGCTGGAAAACAATGTATTGACCATTCAAGTGCCATCTCAGTTTTTTTATGAGTGGCTAGAAGAGCATTACATTGTCCTTTTGAAGAAGACAATTAAAAAATTGTTAGGAGCAGAAGGCAGGCTTGAATACTCCATCATCATGGAGAATGGATCATCGTCCAAAAGTCCGGCAACCATTAACTTGCCGGCTAGCAATCAAAACAGTACCAAAAATCCGCTCGTTTCAATGCCTTTGGATTTGAATGCCGGTGCCATACGCAACCCATTCATTATTCCCGGACTGAAAAAAGTAAAAGTGGAATCCCAACTGAATGCCAATTATTCTTTTGATAATTTCATTGAAGGCGATTGCAATCGCTTAGCGCGCAGTGCCGGTTATGCTGTTTCAGCAAAACCGGGTGGAACTGCCTTCAATCCATTATTAATTTATGGAGGTGTTGGCCTTGGTAAAACCCACTTGGCACATGCTATTGGTCTGGAAATCAAAGAACATCACCCCAATAAGACTGTATTGTACGTTTCAGCCGAAAAGTTTACTCAACAGTATATCGACTCGGTTAGAAACAATAACCAAAATGATTTTGTGCATTTTTATCAAATGATTGATGTACTTATCATTGATGATGTTCAGTTTTTTGCCGGTAAAGAGAAAACTCAAGATGTGTTTTTCCAAATCTTCAACCACCTGCATCAAAACGGTAAACAAATCGTTTTAACCAGCGATAAGGCACCGGTTGAAATGCAAGGTATGGAGCCACGCCTGTTAAGCCGTTTTAAATGGGGCTTAGCTGCCGATCTTCAAGTGCCTGAGTTGGAAACTCGTATTGCTATTCTTCAAAAGAAATTATATCTGAATGGAGTTAGCGATATGCCTTATGAAATTATTGAGTATTTGGCCTACAGCATTACTACTAATATTCGCGAACTTGAAGGCGCACTTACTTCTTTATTAGCTCAAGCTACCTTAAATAAGAAAAATCTAAGCTTGGATTTGGCCCGTGCCATGATCGACAAGTTTGTTAAAAACACTGCCAGGGAAGTTTCAATTGACTACATTCAAAAAATTGTATGCGATTACTTTAACCTGCCAATGGAACTTTTGAAAAGTAAAACAAGGAAAAGAGAAGTGGTTCAGGCTCGTCAAATTTCTATGTATTTTGCAAAAAGTTTAACCAAATCCTCTTTGGCAACCATCGGAATGCATTGTGGCGGTAAAGACCACGCTACCGTTCTTCATGCTTGCAGAACAGTTAATAATCTTATTGATACAGACAAACGTTTCAAAGGGTATATTACAGAATTGGAAAAGAAAATTGCTATTGCCAATTAA
- a CDS encoding glycosyltransferase family 9 protein yields MHHPPKILLIQTAFLGDVILATAAIESILIELPKAEIHFLLRKGNESVLQNHPKLKKVWVYDKQRKLADSWRLVQAFRKERFDFVFNFHRFFSSGIITVLSNAGFTAGFTKNPLSGLFSKQVEHTLTFPLKMNGKYLHEIERNHQVVETWRKFNLAKPKLYPSDSDREKVRDWKGKKFITMAPGSVWPTKRLPIVKWVELIEKSPREYEIVLLGSPTEKELCEEIYRLTKKRGGVHNLAGSLSILQSAVLQSYAENNYVNDSGPLHMASAMDAAVTAFFLSTVPEFGFGPLSSQSNIIQVKENLECRPCGIHGFKACPKQHFRCAFNIQLDSELSKITENITY; encoded by the coding sequence ATGCACCATCCGCCCAAAATTTTACTTATTCAAACAGCCTTTTTGGGTGATGTAATTTTAGCCACGGCTGCCATTGAAAGCATATTAATAGAACTACCAAAGGCTGAAATTCATTTTTTGCTTCGGAAAGGAAATGAATCTGTTTTGCAAAATCATCCCAAATTGAAGAAAGTTTGGGTGTATGATAAACAAAGAAAATTGGCTGATTCATGGCGGTTGGTTCAAGCATTTAGGAAGGAGAGGTTTGATTTTGTATTTAATTTTCATCGTTTTTTTTCTTCCGGAATTATTACTGTGCTAAGCAATGCCGGATTTACAGCCGGGTTTACCAAAAATCCGCTGTCCGGGCTTTTTTCCAAACAGGTGGAACATACTTTAACCTTTCCATTAAAAATGAATGGGAAGTACTTGCATGAAATTGAAAGAAACCACCAAGTGGTAGAAACCTGGAGGAAGTTTAACTTAGCCAAGCCCAAACTCTATCCTTCTGATTCGGATAGGGAAAAGGTGCGGGACTGGAAGGGCAAGAAATTCATTACCATGGCACCGGGTTCGGTTTGGCCTACCAAGCGTTTGCCTATTGTTAAATGGGTTGAATTGATAGAAAAATCTCCAAGAGAATATGAAATAGTGCTTTTAGGATCTCCAACCGAAAAGGAATTGTGTGAAGAAATTTACAGACTAACCAAAAAGAGGGGAGGTGTGCACAATTTGGCCGGGAGTTTAAGCATTTTGCAATCTGCAGTTTTGCAGAGTTATGCCGAAAATAACTATGTGAATGACAGTGGGCCCTTGCATATGGCTTCTGCCATGGATGCAGCAGTTACAGCTTTCTTTCTGAGTACCGTGCCTGAATTTGGATTCGGCCCCTTGTCAAGTCAATCAAATATTATTCAGGTTAAGGAAAATTTAGAATGCAGGCCATGCGGAATTCATGGGTTTAAGGCTTGTCCCAAACAGCATTTTCGATGTGCTTTTAATATACAACTAGATTCGGAATTATCCAAAATAACCGAAAATATAACTTATTGA